In Ooceraea biroi isolate clonal line C1 chromosome 6, Obir_v5.4, whole genome shotgun sequence, the genomic stretch GCCCTCGGGGCGTTGGAAGGATCCTCGACGCCCGCAGCGGCGTGCTTGAAGGCGCGCAGTTTTGCCTCGACTCGTCCGACGACGCTGGCCATCGTGGCGATGACGCGCTCGGCGCAGTGCCGCAATCCGTACAGATAGCGAACCGTCAGCGCGGACAGGGTCAAACGACCCGAAGGAGTGTCCAGGCGTATGATCGGCTGACCGTTGATGCTGGCGAAGCGTATCGTCAAGTCGTCCATTCGCATTGGTGGAGGTGCGATGACGTGCTCGCCGTTAGCCCGCGCGAGGTAGTCGCAGACGATGGCTCTACTGTCCACCAGTCCTTTCCACATCTCAGCGTTCAGCAGTATCTCCTTGCCGGTAGTATCCCCCATCGCGACGTGCACGGTCGCCGTGTCCAAGGTCAGAGGGACGCCTATGCCGATCTCCAGATACTTGTAGCCGGTTCTGGTGAGGTTGTATCTGCAGCTGAGCAGCCGCATGCGCCGTACGTCGACGTTGGACATCGCGGCGACGTCTCCCCACCTAAGATATGAGATTCTgattagatataaaaagatataaaaaagattgatAAAAAGGTCGTGGAGACTCATTGACGCAACTTACACGCGACGTCGTTTCTTCATGGAGCTCCCGTTCGCCTCCGAACTAGGAGCGGCGTTGTCCATCTGCTCTAGTGGTGCTTTGATTTGATACATCGCGCGGTGGACAGGACGTAGGTCTTCTTCTCTCAGATTAAGGACGCTTGACTGGCGTATTCCTAAGCAAGACGCTGATTATATACCCTTCTTTTCCCATGTAAAGGCGCGTGACGTAGATGGGAAAGCGTGTGTGACTAATCAAACGCGACGCTCGAACGAGCGAGTCGAGCGAGCAGATCCCACAATTTCCGTAGGATATCCTCCCTAGGACACATCACGCCGATCGCGTCGAGATCGAACTCCCCGGACCTCGTCACGGTCTCGGTGAACTCGTACGCGAAGAAGCGATCCCGATGAACGAAGTAGAGGTGTCCATCGGTATAGCGGTAGGCCGTGCGCACCGACGACGGTATACCCGGGAAAACGGTCTGCAGCGTGTGGTACCCGCGAGCCGTCATGTTACATTCGTTCATTTCCAGTACAGCGTAATCGTTGTATATGACGTAGGTGCGACCCGTGTGCGAGTTCAGCGCGGCGTTGATTACGGCGTTGGGCGGAAGCCCGAGATCCGTGATACGTCGTGGCCACGACGCGCGTAACTCGAGGGCGGGATAAGATACCATGTACACCCAGCCATCGGCGAACAACACCAGGTCCCCCTTGATCGTCTGATACGCCGCCGACAGGCGCGTGACGGTCTTTGGCAGGAACCTCACGTAATCCCTCAGGAAGAACGGTCTGTCGACGATCTTCCCACCCAGGCCGATCGACACGCGTACTGCCCTTGCGTGATGAACAAGCGCTTTCCTAGCACGAGCAGGGTGTCGATGTCGCGCTAGGTGCACGGATCGGGCGGTTCCGGCGATGCCGTCGTCGTAGTCGCAGGCGTCGTAGTCGTTTGTACGACCGTAGGCTCGGCAGGCACCACGGTCGACGGCTCGTCCTTCGCGGCGTCGTAGAGATTCCGCACGGCGAGAACGTCTTCCATACCGAGCACCACCGGCCAGTCCACGGCGGGTGAGTACGCGTACATGAGCGAGTTCTCGTCCGTGGTGTGCGATAGCCCCAACGAGTGACCGATCTCGTGAACGAGCGTTTGCAGCAGATGATGCGAATTCTGCGGATTGGGGGTCAGCGCGATGTGCTACGCCTCGCGGTGGTCTATGTGCACTTCCGACACGTCGTTCCGAGCCTCTGTGGGTAACGTCGCGTGAGCGAGCACCTTGCCCGGTCCATCGAGGTCATCGGGACAAACGGCGCCGCCGTACCTACGGTCCAGCATCGTGTGCCTACCCTCGCGGAACGCTATGATGATGTCAGGCTTGTTCGTGTCGCGCGAGAACGTCAGCGACGAGTTCGCGGCCCAGATAGCGAAGGCGGTCTCAGCTGTTCGCAGAGTAGTCCGATCCGCGAGTTAGAAGTTCCACGTGAGATTCAGCCTCGGTCACCGCAACGGCGCGACGCCGAGCCGATGACTCGGTGCGTCGCTCACCCCGCAGCGTGGTCTAGCCATATAACGAAGCGTCGCGTTGTTCAGTGTACCGTCGATCGCAAGGTGGTAGTACTCTTGAAACAGCGAAATCGCGTGACACAGCTCGTCGTTCGTTATCAGGGATCGATCCGCTGTGCTGTCGAGATAGCCGTAATGTCGAAGAAAATTTACGGCTCAGTCCCTGCTCTGGTACTCGTCGTACGCGGAAGCGAGCGGAAATGCGATAAGGAGGAACGCGACGACAGCGGAAAACGACATCGCGGCGATAAGACCCAGCGCGCGTACGCTTCGCGCGAGCATGGCGGTGCGACTGATGTCGCGCGGGGAGgcgatcgcgacgcgacgatccGTCGCTCGCGAGGATGCTGCACTGAACCGATGACGCTCGGAGGACAccggcgcgcgagcgcgccgatTTTGGCTACCCCTCGCACCCATGGGAGAAAATTCACAGGAAAATGCCTAAGAATACTAGTAAACCGCGCGTTTCCTGCAACACGCTCCATGCAATACACGACGAAGCGCATCATGCATCAGTGCAGAATATCGTTCGCGACAGAGTGCAACAAAAAAAACGATGGAGACATCGTGGACGCAGCTGGTGGAGTGTCACCGCATCGGTGATGTTCACCGATACGGCCGAAATGTTGACGAGACGTATACATCACGTAGCGCGCAACATGACGCGCATCAACGCCGAGTTTGACGTGCATACTACAACGTACATGATGTAAGACATGTAAGTACTAAACTATTCTTCCAATCCTAGCgtatattattgtgtattatgCGTCTTCTAGGGTTTATTACGAACGTATCTTCTGGAGATGGCGGAGGTAATGAGGCAGCAAATGCTGTTCCTGGAGGCGGTGGATCGTGACGTCAACCTAAATATCGGGACTGACTACATGGTCGCCGATACACCACCTCCGGAGTAACTGCAACCGACCGCGCGCACGTTCGCTAGAATAACGCTTACTTATCCGTAAATCTCTTTTCAGACAACCGTGAGCGAGAGAGGACCACACcacatgtttatattataaataatttattatataaagtttcatttattatacctataatattaattcataatatatgtaaatatgtaatatgtaatcataatatatgtaatatatgagTACAAgcttagaaatatatatgtatcactAAACAGCGATTGTCTCTCTATTACGTATCGCGCGGTCGACGATCCTTCCGGCACCACCACGCGTGCAACCTCAGCGCGTTCTCCAGCGCGCAGGTCCCGCTGTGCTCGCAGCAGCGATACGTCCCGGGATCGCAGCTCTCCAACTCGCTGAGACGACCGATGTCCGCGTAGTCCTCGTCGATGGATCTGACAGTCACGCGACGTTCGCCGACGAGGTCGCCCAGTATGTCCTCCAACCACTGCCTCTTCTCCGCGCCCTTGACGTAGACGAGCGCGTTCCCTCCTTTGCCGGATACCGCTCTACGGATTAGAGTGCTCGCGAGTCCGTAGCTCGCGGTACCGTCCGTCCAGCGTAGGCCGTGGTGGTTGCCGTAAGCCAGTGGATCTGTGACTTCTCCTCCTTATCAGGCGGCTCCATGGCACCGGTGCGCGGAAGACGTGATGCGCTAGCGCACGTTCCCCGTACGCAGCACGGCCACTTCCTTCACCGCGAAACCGCCCTTGACGATGAAATCTTGTGTCGACGAATATCGGTTCGTCGTCATAGTTACGACTATACGACTCGTCGAACCACGCTCGTAAGCGGATTGTACTCTACTACCGATCGTGAAGTATGAGGCAGGAAGCCGTGGTCTCGGGCGGGACGTTACGCCTACAGTCGAACTCTATGCGTACGTCGACGGTGGCGCTCTTCACCCCTCGTTCTGCCTCGAGCAGTCTATCACCACGAGTGGACCGCAATACAGGAACTTGTTCATCATCAGCATCGCACCGTCATCGTCTCGATCGAGCGCGTAGTACGCTCTGCGGATTCTGGCGTACATGTCGTACAGCACTGCGTACCGATTCTTCGTAAAGTCCAGATGCATGTCGTCGTAGGGATAGAATTCCGAATTGAGAAACAGCTTCACGTTGGAGAGGTCGCAGTCGTCGAACAGAGAAGCGTCCTTCGTCGCGACGTTCCTTCGACCGGTCTGCAGCGTGAAGATGTAACGCGGCTTTTCCAGCTGCGTAGCCGCTTTTACGGCCCAGGTGTGCGAGGTCGTGCTCTGCAGAAGGGGGAACTCGTACAGATCCCACGAGTGAAACGCCATACTGAGAAATCGTCCACTCTCAAGGGTGCGCAGCAGCCGTAGTTTGTTGATCTCGTTCAGGTACACGTGCGGCATGCGCCACTGCACCTTGTGCAGGTCTATCTTCGCCTCGTGTCGCTCGCTCGGCAGCACGACGCAGTtgttgcgcgcgcgaattcgAACGAGTTCGTGTCGCGCGTTNNNNNNNNNNNNNNNNNNNNNNNNNNNNNNNNNNNNNNNNNNNNNNNNNNNNNNNNNNNNNNNNNNNNNNNNNNNNNNNNNNNNNNNNNNNNNNNNNNNNacctacctaacctaactaacctaacctaacctaacctaacctaaccttaacctaacctaacctaacctaacctaacctaacctaacctaaccctaactaacctaacctaacctaacctaacctaacctaacctaacctaacctaacctaacctaacctaacctaacctaacctaacctaacctaacctaacctaacctaacctaacctaacaacctaacctaacctactaacctaacctaacctaacctaacctaacctaacctaacctaacctaacctaacctaacctaaacctaacctaacctaacctacctaacctaacctaacctaacctaacctaacctaacctaacctaacctaaacctaacctaacctaacctaacctaacctaacctaacctaacctaacctaacctaacctaacctaacctaacctaacctaacctaacctaacctaactaacctaacctaacctaacctaacctaacctaacctaacctaacctaacctaacctaacctaacctaacctaacctaacctaacctaacctaacctaacctaacctaaacctaacctaacctaacctaactaacctaacctaacctaacctaacctaacctaacctaacctaacctaacctaacctaacctaacctaacctaacctaacctaacctaacctaacctaacctaacctaaacctaacctaacctaacctaactaacctaacctaacctaacctaacctaacctaacctaacctaacctaactaacctaacctaacctaacctaaacctaacctaacctaacaacctaacctaacctaacctaacctaacctaacctaacctaacctaacctaacctaactaacctaacctaactaacctaacctaacctaaacctaacctaacctaacctaactaacctaacctaacctaacctaacctaacctaacctaacctaataacctaacctaacctaacctaacctaaacctaacctaacctaacctaacctaacctaactaaaacctaacctaacctaacctaacctacctaacctaacctaacctaacctaacctaaacctaaccctaacctaaacctaacctaaacctaacctaacctaacctaactaaacctaacctaacctaacctaacctaacctaacctaacctaacctaacctaacctaacctaacctaaccaacctaacctaacctaacctaaccttaacctaacctaacctaaacctaacctaacctaacctaacctaacctaaacctaacctaacctaacctaacctaacctaacctaacctaacctaacctaacctaacctaacctaacctaacacctaacctacctaacctaacctaacctaaccctaacctaaacctaacctaacctaacctaacctaacctaacctaacctaacctaacctaacctaaacctaacctaacctaaacctacctaacctaacctaacctaacctaacctaacctaacctaacctaacctaacctaacctaacctaaacctaacctaacctaacctaacctacctaacctaacctaacctacctaacctaac encodes the following:
- the LOC105280905 gene encoding neutrophil collagenase, which translates into the protein MLDRRYGGAVCPDDLDGPGKVLAHATLPTEARNDVSENSHHLLQTLVHEIGHSLGLSHTTDENSLMYAYSPAVDWPVVLGMEDVLAVRNLYDAAKDEPSTVVPAEPTVVQTTTTPATTTTASPEPPDPAVRVSIGLGGKIVDRPFFLRDYVRFLPKTVTRLSAAYQTIKGDLVLFADGWVYMVSYPALELRASWPRRITDLGLPPNAVINAALNSHTGRTYVIYNDYAVLEMNECNMTARGYHTLQTVFPGIPSSVRTAYRYTDGHLYFVHRDRFFAYEFTETVTRSGEFDLDAIGVMCPREDILRKLWDLLARLARSSVAFD